Part of the uncultured Desulfobacter sp. genome, TTTCGGCAACCTGACGGTAACCGAAAATTTAACCCTGGCCTGTTTTGCCAGAAAAGATACAGACCAGATTGCCAAGGATAAAAAGTGGGTGTTTGATCTGTTTCCCCGGTTAGAAGAACGGAAAAATCAGATTTCCGGCACCCTGTCCGGCGGAGAGCAGCAGATGCTTGCCGTGGGCAGGGGATATTTGAGCGGCAGAAAACTGATGATCCTGGATGAACCGTCCATGGGGCTTGCGCCGTTGCTCATGCTTGAGATGTTTGATGCCTTAAAAGAGATCAATAAATACGGCACCACCATCCTGCTGGTTGAGCAGAACGCCCGGCTGGCACTTAAATTTGCCCAGAGAGGGTATGTCATTGAACATGGCAAACTTGTTTTGGAAGGCCCGGCTGATCAGCTGCTTGATGATCCGGAGGTGAAAAAGGCCTACCTGGGCGCGTAAATATTTGATGCCCTCGTAAAAAAAATCGTGGCATCTTACCATTATTTTGTTTGGATGATTTTTTGTTCCAGTGCCGTTTTTACGGATTCAAACACGGCATCCCAATCTCCGGACCCAGGCTGCCTGAATAATCTCACGGTGGGATACCAGGGTGAATCCTCCCGGTGGGTCAACCATCGCCAGTCCGGAGAAAAAGGCAGAACTATCCAGGTCTCTTTGCCAAGGGCCCCGGCAAGATGGGCCACTGATGTGTCGACGGAGATGATCAGATCCAAGTTGCTGATAATGGCCGCCGTGTCGGCGAAATCGGAAAGCTGCGGTCCAAAATCCCGGGAAAATAGGACTTCCGGGTCTTGGTCCGTCCATAGGTCATGGGCTTCTTTTTGAAGGCTGTACAGGTGTACGCCACTGACCTCTTTTAAAGGGGAAAACCGGCTTAGGCTAACGGATCTGCGCCGATCTCCCTTGTGGGAAGGATTGCCCGCCCATACCACCCCGACACCCAAAGCGTTCTTCTTCTCCATTTTGTTTTTCCAGATTTTTTTCAAATCTTTGTCTGCAAAAAGATAGGGCACCTCTGCCGGAATGGTGTCAAGGGTTGAGTTAAACATCCTGGGCAGGGACATGATCGGCAGATGATAGTCAAAGCT contains:
- a CDS encoding ABC transporter ATP-binding protein is translated as MQLNVKNLKVSYGNIKALHGLDFSIDAGEIVTIIGANGAGKSTTLRAISRMVPSGPGSVIEFEGDDVLSYNTDKVVTRLGISHVPEGRRIFGNLTVTENLTLACFARKDTDQIAKDKKWVFDLFPRLEERKNQISGTLSGGEQQMLAVGRGYLSGRKLMILDEPSMGLAPLLMLEMFDALKEINKYGTTILLVEQNARLALKFAQRGYVIEHGKLVLEGPADQLLDDPEVKKAYLGA